GTTTCGGTGTTATTGCTTACCGTCTTCTGACCGGTCAATTTCCCCGTGGAGCGCGAGCTTGGGCGGAGCAGTTGGCGCTGGCTCAGAAAAAGTCCGCTTCCGGGCTGGCGTATGGCATCGACAGCATGGCATTGGTCAACGCCGTCCGAGCCCAGCCCAAAATCGTCTGGCCAGACGCCCCGACCTCCAAGTGGGATGAACGCCGTCGCAACATCATCGAGCGCGCCTTGGACCTGAATGCCGCCGCTCGCTGGGCCGACATGCGCGAGGTGGTGCGCGAGTTTGAGGTCTTGGAATCGGATTTCCTGCTGGAGGAATCCCGAGAACAGACGGTTTTCGAACGCAAAAAACAAGCGGTCAAAGTCCGCACGCTCCAGGTCACCGCACTGGGCTTGCTCACGGTTCTGGTATTAACGGCCATTTATGCCTTCATCACCCTGCGCGGGAAGCAAAAGGCAGAGGTCGTGATCGCTCAAAACGAGGAGGTTTTGCAACGGGAGATCAAGGCCCGGGAGGAGAAAATCTCCACCCTCACTAGTCAGCGCGATACCTCGATTGCCCAGAAGAAAACGGCGGATGCGAATTTGCAGCATTCTCAGACGGCGGTGGATCAGTTCCTCACCCAGCTCCTGCAATCTCCGACCAGCAATGAGTTGGACACCCAATTCGCCAAGGGTCAGCTTCGGGATGCTCTGGCCTTCTGCATGACCGCCCTGCCTGCCTTGGAAAGTGATCCAGAATTGGGGGTCGAGCGCCTGCGTGCCTATGGAAACATCGGCCAGATTCACCTGCGGATGCGGGATTACGACTCCGCCCAGACGTATCTGGAAAAAGCTCGGGATCAGGCGGCACTCCTGCTGAAAGATGGGAAAAACCATCCTAAGCTAGCGCTCTTCCATCAGTGGTTTGGCAAATATAGCCTGCTCCTGTCTGATCTCGCCACCCGCAAGGGAGATAAAGAACGTGCTTTGGCCCTATTGGGGGATGCCACCACGAGTCTGACCGAGGGGCTCGCCGCAGACCCGAAAAACCGTCTCGCTCGCAACGAATGTGCCCGGGCCTGGATGGAATACGGCCTGCGCATGCAGAAGAATGGCAATCTCGCCGATGCCGAAAAAGCTCTGGCCCATGTCTCAGACGTGCTCGACCCGAAACTCATCGGCACGGAGTTCATCCCCGAAGAGCGTTTCTTATTGGCTCGGTCCAAATTTGCCAAGGGCCTGACCCAGCGTGATGCCGGCCGCCTTCAAGATGCGCTGACCACGCTCATCGACGCCGTGACGGAGATGGGGGACTTGGTGATGGGCTCCTCTCCACGGAATCAAGAGCAGGCGCTGATGTTGGCGGATGCTTACACGGAGTTGGCGGAGTTGATCAGCAAGAGCATCGGGGCCAAAGAAGCCCGAGAAGCGCATATGCAGGCCATTCCTATCCTGTTGGAACTGAATCGCCTGCTGCCCGAGTGGGCGGAGGTCAAGTATCAGCTCGCCAAGAACTACGGTGGGGTGTCCCTGTTGGAGCGTGATGCCGGTAATAACAACGATGCCGTGAAGAAGAAGCAGGACGCCATCGAGCTCCTGAATGAAATCCTGGCCGATGAACCGGACAACCTTCGTTACGGTTACCTGCTGTCGAAACTGCGCGGCGAATACGCGGAACTGATGTCCGACCTCAATAAGCCCACAGCGGCACTGCCGATCATCCAACAAGCCGTCACTTCCATGGAGGAACTGCTGACGAAGGAACCGGACGAACGCCTTACCCCTGACCGCAAGGCTCATGAAATCCAGCTCGCCCAAATGTATGGCGTGCTGGGGCACACGAGCGAGAGCCTGAAAAAAAAGGACGAGGCCCGCAATGCCTTCAGTTTTGCCGTTAAGCGCTGGGAGAAACTCGCCGCTCTGGTCCCTGGAGATGACATCATCCAACAGGGCCTGACCTGGGCGAAGGACCGCCTTGCCAAGCTGAAATAATCTCATGCCCGCTACAGCCTACGACCAACTCGTCGCCCTCGTGCAGGAGGTCTCCCTCCTTTCCTCCACCGAAGCCACTCTTTCTTGGGATCAAGAGACCTACATGCCCGCCAAGGCCCTGGCCTTCCGTGCGCGTCAGATGTCCTATCTCAATGGCAAGGCCCACGCTCTAGCTACTGGCACGGTTTTCCGCAAATTGCTGGAGAAAGCCGAGTCCGAAAAGCCTCGGAATGCTAAAGCCGCTGCCAACCTTAAGGAACTGCGCCGGGACTATGACCGTGCGGTCAAACTGCCGCAAAAGCTCGTCATCGAGGAGAGCGAGATCTGTGCTCATGGTAAAGCGGCTTGGGCTGAAGCGCGTCAAAAGTCCGACTTCAGTCTCTTCGCCCCACATCTGCAAAAGCTCGTCTCCATCGCCCGCCGAAAGGCCGATCTCTGGGGTTATGCCAACGAACCTTACGATGCCCTTCTGGAAACCTATGAGCGGGGTGCCCGGACCGATGAGGTAGCGGCGCTTTTTACTCGCCTGAAACCTGAACTGGCCAAGATCGCCCGGCAGGCTGTGGAGCAAAGCGCTTCCGTGAACCCAAAAGTGCTGCGCGGTAAATACCCCATCGAGAAGCAGCAACTACTGAACGCGGAAGTGGCCGCCAGCCTCGGCTTCGACTTCGAAGCGGGTCGCATTGACACCACAGCGCACCCCTTCTGCACCACACTCGGGCCTGCGGACATTCGCCTGACCACCCGGTATGACGAGAGCGATTTCACCTCATCGCTCTTCGGGGTCATGCATGAGGCTGGGCACGGGCTGTATGAGCAGGGCCTGCCCCAAGACGACTTCGGTTTGCCTTCGGGTCGTGCTTGCTCGCTGGGCATTCACGAATCCCAGAGCCGCCTATGGGAAAACCACGTCGGCCGTTCTCGCGCCTTCTGGGAAAAATGGCTGCCGCGCACCATCGAGATCTTCCCGCACCTGAAGAAGGTGAAGCTGGATGACTTCCTCCAGGCCATCAATCGGGCCCAATACTCCTTCATTCGTGTCGAGGCGGATCAGGCCACCTACGACCTGCACATCCTCCTGCGTTTCGCCATTGAGCGTCGCATCGTCAGTGGAGAGCTAGCGGTAAAAGACGTGCCAGCGGCCTGGAATGAAGAGTTTGAGAGCCTCTTCGGCATGGTGCCACCGGATGATGCCCATGGCTGTCTCCAAGACATCCATTGGAGCATGGGCGGTCTGGGTTACTTCGCCACCTACACCTTGGGTAACCTGAACGCGGCCCAGCTTTTCGGCACCGCCCGCAAATCCAAGAAGATCGCCACCGCCCTCGATAAGGCTGACTACGCACCTCTCCTTGCTTGGCTGCGTGAGAAAGTTCATTCCCAAGGCGGCACCCCATTGCCCGGGGAGATCATGGTCCACGCCACAGGGAAGCCCACCGATGCTAAATGGCATCTCAAGCATCTGCGCGAGCGGTTTGCGGAGTGACCGAGCTTTCGTCGGCCGGATGTGTCCGGCGGTGAAAGCCACGCAATCTTCACAAGGTGATCGCCGGATTCTCCGGCTGCTGGGGTGTGACTACATCCTGGATCGGCACGCCGTCCACCAACCCCTGGATCGTTTGGCGATGGAATCTCTCGTGATCGAAAGGTTTCGCTCGCCAAACACATCCGGCCCGCGCTTTCTGGGTTTGGCGGAGTGCTGATCTACACACCCTGGGCGGTTGTGAAAGCGAGTAGTCCGTGATTCCTTCACGCTAATGCCGCACGACCTCCAAGCTACCCTTCGCCAGCACTTTGGCCACAAGGCTTTCCGCCCGGGCCAAGAACAGGTGATGCAGGCTCTGCTGGAGGGGCGGAGTGCGCTTGCTTTGTTCCCGACCAGTGCGGGCAAGTCCCTTTGCTACCAGCTCCCGGCCTTGCTCATGGAGGGAGTGACATTGGTCATCTCACCACTCATTGCTTTGATGAAGGATCAAGTCGAAGCCTTGTGTGCCAAGGACATCCGGGCCGCGCGGTTGGACTCCTCCCTGAAGCAAGAGGAGGTTCAACAGGTCTTCGATGATTTGCGGAGTGGAGCCATCAAGCTCCTCTACATCGCACCGGAGCGGTTGATGAGTGAGAGCTTCATCGAGCGGTTGAAACGGCTGAAGATAGCCATGATGGCCGTGGATGAGGCGCACTGCATCTCGGAGTGGGGGCATAACTTCCGGCCTGAATACTTGCGACTGTCGCATGTGGCCCGAGAGCTGGGGATTCATCCCGTTTTGGCTTTGACCGCGACCGCCACACCCAGTGTCGCAGCGGACATTCGCAAGGCCTTCGACATTGCTGAGCGGGACCATGTGCAGACCTCCTTTTTTCGGCCTAATCTGCATTACCGCATCACGCCATGTCCCGGTAATAAACGAAAGGAGCTGCTCACTAAGCTCCTGCTGAAACGCAAGGTACCCTCCATCGTCTATGTCACGCTGCAACAGACGGCGGAGGAAGTGGCCACCTATTTGCAGAAAAATGGGGTCAATGCTCTGGCCTATCATGCAGGTTTACCCGATGAGCATCGTCATGCGGCGCAGGATGGTTTCATGACGGGCGAAACCGATGTCATCGTGGCCACCATCGCCTTTGGTATGGGCATCGATAAGGCGGATATCCGCGCGGTCTATCACTACAACCTGCCCAAGACGCTGGAGAACTACATGCAGGAGACCGGTCGAGCAGGTCGTGATGGTAAGCCTTCGGTTTGTGAGATGCTTGCCTGCCAGGACGACCGCATCGTGTTGGAAAATTTCACCTATGGCGATACCCCGACGCCGCAAGCACTGCGGCTTTTGACGGATCATTTGTTACGTCAGGGCGAGGAGTTCGATCTTTCACTCTATGAGATTTCCGGCAGCACGGACATCCGACCTCTGGTCATCGAGACGGTGCTCACGCACTTGGAGTTGGAAGGTCTGCTGCGTCCGCTGGGGACCTTTTATTCCAGCTATCAATACGCCTTCAACCAACCCGAGGCCCGCATCCTGGCTGGGCATAAACCCGAGCGGCAGGCTTTTCTGCGACGCCTATTTTCCTGTGGCAAGCGAGGCTCCAAGTGGACCACTGTGAATCCCGATGAGGCTGCGACCCAGATCGAGGAATCGCGCGAGCGTATCTTGAAAGCACTCAGCTGGCTGGAGGAAGCGGGAGACATTCAGCTCAAACCCAGTGGTGCTCGCCAAAAGTATCGGCTCGCGGGTGATCGGGCGGAGCGTGATCCCGAACAGGCGGCGCAACGCATGCAGAAGCTCTTTGCCGAGCGTGAAGGCCGAGACATCCAGCGTCTCAATCAGATCCTGGAACTAGCGAGTGAGCGCGGCTGCCTGACGCGCTGGCTGCTTCGCTACTTTGGGGAAGAGCTTGAGCAGGATTGCGGCACCTGTACCGGTTGCCAGGATCGGGAACAAGGGAAAGATATCACCGAGCCACGCTCCATCCCCTTTTCGGCGATCCCAGAAATCACGACGGAGGATGTCTCCGCGATTCGTCGCCTCCTCGATGACCGCCATGCCGCGCTCCGCACACCGCGGCAGCTGGCCCGCTTTCTCTGCGGTATCTCCAGCCCCGCCACCTCACGTGCTCGCCTGACTCGGCTGGACACCTTTGGCTTGCTGGAGCATGTGCCTTTTGCCGATGTCCTCGCTCAGGCGGAAACGATGCGGTGATGAATGCCGGGATTAACGCTGGACCTTGACCTTATACGTGACACTGCCGGGAGCTTTGGGGTTGTCACCGCCATAGTGAATGCGTAGGACCACGTCTTCTCGAGTGGTCTGCACGGTGTAGCTGAAAGGCTTATCACGGGTATGTGCGGGCACCATCTTGATCACATCGCCAGGGCGACCCTCCTTGGGGCTTTCGGCGATGGCCAGGCGGGTTTTGTCGCCTCGATCCGTCGTTTCTGCATCTGGATTCTCCGTGGGGATACTGCCATCACTCTTCCACAGTCCGCTGACATAGCTGACCGTAATGACATCTCCCCGCCTAACCGACCCGAGCTTGAAACCTTCCATCGAATTGGCAGGCACAACCGCTACGGCATCCAATACGGTGGTGAGGGTTCCAACCGTGCCCACAGTCGCGGCCGTTTTCGCATTCAGCAGGTCAATCTCCAACTGGACGGAATTGGCGGCTTCGAGATTGGCATTGCGGGTGTAGGTATCCCTCAACTTAGTCAGCTCAACCAAGTAGGTGTCGGTGATGGGTTTGACCGCTCGATTGATCGCGGATTGATAAGAGTTTCGGAGGTTATTCAGTTCAGCCGGGTCTGCGGCCCAGAGGCTGGACAGAACGAGCAAAGACGTGCCGATGAGGAGGTTTCTCATGAGAGTGGGAGGCAAAGTGTGCTGCGGCTGATCAAAAAATGACGAGCCGGATTTGATTTCAGGCCATCTCATCTAGGGATGCAATAAGTAAATACTTTAATTCATCGCGTGAATTCTTCTCGCCTAACGGTCTCTTCGGAATGATTTTCCATCTGGATGATCCTTTGGGTCTGGTTTTATCGCACGTTCCCGTAGAATTCATTTATGTCCTCCGATCCTCTCAATGAACCTATCCGCCTGAAAACGCTGCTGCAATGGCGGCGGGAGGGGCTACTCACGGAAGATGGTTTTCGGGAGGCGCAAAA
Above is a window of Prosthecobacter debontii DNA encoding:
- a CDS encoding RecQ family ATP-dependent DNA helicase; this translates as MPHDLQATLRQHFGHKAFRPGQEQVMQALLEGRSALALFPTSAGKSLCYQLPALLMEGVTLVISPLIALMKDQVEALCAKDIRAARLDSSLKQEEVQQVFDDLRSGAIKLLYIAPERLMSESFIERLKRLKIAMMAVDEAHCISEWGHNFRPEYLRLSHVARELGIHPVLALTATATPSVAADIRKAFDIAERDHVQTSFFRPNLHYRITPCPGNKRKELLTKLLLKRKVPSIVYVTLQQTAEEVATYLQKNGVNALAYHAGLPDEHRHAAQDGFMTGETDVIVATIAFGMGIDKADIRAVYHYNLPKTLENYMQETGRAGRDGKPSVCEMLACQDDRIVLENFTYGDTPTPQALRLLTDHLLRQGEEFDLSLYEISGSTDIRPLVIETVLTHLELEGLLRPLGTFYSSYQYAFNQPEARILAGHKPERQAFLRRLFSCGKRGSKWTTVNPDEAATQIEESRERILKALSWLEEAGDIQLKPSGARQKYRLAGDRAERDPEQAAQRMQKLFAEREGRDIQRLNQILELASERGCLTRWLLRYFGEELEQDCGTCTGCQDREQGKDITEPRSIPFSAIPEITTEDVSAIRRLLDDRHAALRTPRQLARFLCGISSPATSRARLTRLDTFGLLEHVPFADVLAQAETMR
- a CDS encoding carboxypeptidase M32, whose translation is MPATAYDQLVALVQEVSLLSSTEATLSWDQETYMPAKALAFRARQMSYLNGKAHALATGTVFRKLLEKAESEKPRNAKAAANLKELRRDYDRAVKLPQKLVIEESEICAHGKAAWAEARQKSDFSLFAPHLQKLVSIARRKADLWGYANEPYDALLETYERGARTDEVAALFTRLKPELAKIARQAVEQSASVNPKVLRGKYPIEKQQLLNAEVAASLGFDFEAGRIDTTAHPFCTTLGPADIRLTTRYDESDFTSSLFGVMHEAGHGLYEQGLPQDDFGLPSGRACSLGIHESQSRLWENHVGRSRAFWEKWLPRTIEIFPHLKKVKLDDFLQAINRAQYSFIRVEADQATYDLHILLRFAIERRIVSGELAVKDVPAAWNEEFESLFGMVPPDDAHGCLQDIHWSMGGLGYFATYTLGNLNAAQLFGTARKSKKIATALDKADYAPLLAWLREKVHSQGGTPLPGEIMVHATGKPTDAKWHLKHLRERFAE
- a CDS encoding protein kinase domain-containing protein; protein product: MSLPDIAGHELQELIGSGACGAVYRASAGGKSCAVKVFSSMAINRKALATALGALQQMPHHQAVLPVENYNFERSPYYLVTPLVGMMVKEGQSRRWQTTTLETLCAKPNSDLAWGCIYQMADALAWLHRHGIPHGNLRPCNILMEDDASASIRITDMAQGWVGGIHHLELTDHFVHLCPEQAENPEGVFAGYGASWDVYSFGVIAYRLLTGQFPRGARAWAEQLALAQKKSASGLAYGIDSMALVNAVRAQPKIVWPDAPTSKWDERRRNIIERALDLNAAARWADMREVVREFEVLESDFLLEESREQTVFERKKQAVKVRTLQVTALGLLTVLVLTAIYAFITLRGKQKAEVVIAQNEEVLQREIKAREEKISTLTSQRDTSIAQKKTADANLQHSQTAVDQFLTQLLQSPTSNELDTQFAKGQLRDALAFCMTALPALESDPELGVERLRAYGNIGQIHLRMRDYDSAQTYLEKARDQAALLLKDGKNHPKLALFHQWFGKYSLLLSDLATRKGDKERALALLGDATTSLTEGLAADPKNRLARNECARAWMEYGLRMQKNGNLADAEKALAHVSDVLDPKLIGTEFIPEERFLLARSKFAKGLTQRDAGRLQDALTTLIDAVTEMGDLVMGSSPRNQEQALMLADAYTELAELISKSIGAKEAREAHMQAIPILLELNRLLPEWAEVKYQLAKNYGGVSLLERDAGNNNDAVKKKQDAIELLNEILADEPDNLRYGYLLSKLRGEYAELMSDLNKPTAALPIIQQAVTSMEELLTKEPDERLTPDRKAHEIQLAQMYGVLGHTSESLKKKDEARNAFSFAVKRWEKLAALVPGDDIIQQGLTWAKDRLAKLK